The Bacteroidota bacterium DNA segment CGACGATAAAATCTATAACACTAAACTTATATTTGAATTTTTGGAACTGCCCTTATATGACAATCCCTTCTTCTCAAAGAACTCAAGCATTTTTCACTGAAAAACCCATTGTCTGCTCGTATCAACCCCACTTCCATCCTACCTAACAGAGAAAAGGTCTCCTCTAAAAAATTTGCCATGTTATTGGATGAGGATGTATTCCCAGGGCGAAGCCAATCCCGACAGGTCGGGACAACAACTTTCAATTCGGCGATAAAGGCGATGAGGGGATGTTGACTAGAACGTCCGGGTTTACTCGGATTATATCCTCGTCGGCTACCTTCTTGTTCTCCATAACGCTCAATGACTGTGCTGTCTAAATCAAGTCTCACTTTCATCGGTCCATATAAACCCAGTATCTCATTGGTCATCCGCAAACTAAACTTCCGAAAAAATCGACTGAATGTGCTTTCAGAACTTCATCATATCTCAACAGCGCACAATGTGCAAAACGATATCCACAGGATTGTATCCTCGATTTGATCCCGGTTGCGGAAGACCTTGTCTCTCAAGCAGTTCACGGAGTCCAATACGTTCCACAAGCTCTTGAACAATACGCATCCCACCCCATGGACTGACTTGCTTATTGCTAAATTCGTATGGTAACAATTGCACATTTCTGGTGTCGGTTCTCATATCCGTATCTTCTTTCTCTTATTTCACTTACCCTAATTTAACTCTTTCTATTGAATTTTTCAGGTTTAATAGTTTTGTAAGCTTATAACTATCAACTAAAAAACTATGACGAAAAACCTTGTGGTGAGCGAAAGCGAACCATAATAACCAATCACCATTAAATACCCCAATTAGCTTAATTCTTTCTTAGAAGTTCTCTTATATCGGTTAACAATTCCGCTTCCTTTGAAAGTTTAGGGGCTTCCGGTGCAGGTGGCACTTCTGCTTTTTTCAATTTATTCATTCCTTTGATAACCAAAAATACACTAAAAGCAACTATAATAAAGTCAATTATGGTATTAATAAAAACACCATATTTGAGTGTAACGGCAGCAGATGTTTCGGTCGCCTGTCTTAGTGTAATTGCAAAATGACTGAAATCAACACCTCCCATTAGTAAACCGATGGGTGGCAAGAGGACGTCGCTAACCAATGAGCTGACAATTTTTCCAAAAGCAACTCCTATGATAATACCGACTGCCATATCCACGACATTACCACGCATCGCGAAAGCTTTAAATTCTTTTATGATTGACATAATATTACTCCTTCCCGCCCTCCGCATAAGACGGAGCGGATTGTTATTGTTAATTGATTGATTATTTATAGAATTGTATATGTAACACCAAATTGTAAAGCTTCTTTAACCTGTGTTTTCAGAGATTGGCTCTTCTCATATATCAACAAAACATTTAAATTCGTGTTGAAATATTTGTTAATCTGTGCTGTAATTGTGTTATCCCATCTCACATCCCATACATCTAAACTATTAAATCTGCTGAATAGTCTGAGCTTACTTGAAGCTAACATATTCTCGGCAAATGAGTACGAACCTTCGGTAACAGATTCGATACCCGTTTCAAGTTTAAACCTCTCGATTTTATCAAGTGTCTTCGGGTCGTCCACATATAAATGTGCAAATTGATCTGCGAATGTTTCCTGAAGAGCGACACCCAAACGGCTTGAAAACACATTATCCTTACTATAACTAAATCCCAAGCTTTGTGTAATGTAACCGGGGTCGAAGAATTTTGCGGTTTGCACAGCAGGTGTTTGTGTATAATTGTAACCTTTACCAATAACAGTTCTGACTGTGTTACTGAAGTAAGGATTCACCACCCATTTGATGTCGTATGTAAGTACACTCTCTAAATATATTTCATTATCATTAGTTCTGAAATCGGCGCTGCCTAATTTTGTTCTGCCAAATGCTAACTTCAGATTGTTTTTTACTGCCCACACGTTAGAAGAATAAAGAACATCAACCTTACTGAAAAAAGTCCACGCCAACGAATTATCGCCACCTTGTGTCCAATTGCTCAGCGCAATCTGACTGATGTTTAAACCTGTAATCGCCGATGTTGACCAATTGCTTTTGGGTATTGAATCTGTCTGTGCGAATAGAATTGTTGAAAATATTGATAAAAGGATAATGATGAAAGATCTCATATTTCTGCAACCTTATATTGTTATGTATGATTTGATTTTATTGTAAACACCTGTAATAAAATACTATAATTTTTAAAGGATTCAAAATATTGTCAATTGACCACTTGTCCGCCGAAGCCACAAAGTGGCGTAGGAGGATTGACCATTAGTAATACCGTTTGGTTCGACTCACCATACTTTCGCGAAAATCTCGCATATGAATCGGTCTGGGATATTTAGCATCGTTTACTCTGTGGTCATTTCAAAATAATTAGCCCCCAATCCGTCATCTGACGGACATGAATGCACACGAATCAGTGGGAATTAGTGAAATTAGTCGTAGAAATAAGAGAATTGTGAAATATTTGGTTATTCATCAATCTTCGCATCAATATATAATTCGACAAGCTCACTATCCAATACTGACGCTGCCCTAACAAAGCGTCGTAAACGATGCTAAAACCGCAGATCAGACCGATTTATCGGTCTTTGTTTGATTAGCGCAACCATTTATGGTAATGCGATTGATATATCGGAAGTTTGTCTAAGTTACAACCACAGCAATTATAATCACGAACACCAAAAGTACCCCGCTTATTATCAGCAGTGTTGTTGGGCGTGAGATGTTTGGATCATAATCTAAGTTTTTTCCAGATGGCTCCTGCATAGTTAAATACGCGATTGCATTACTCGGGTTCTTTACAAAATATATTAATGTGTTTACTACCTTCATCAATACCTTATCTGTTTTATCGAAAACAGACAGCACACCATCCACCAACATCCGCTTGATAATATTTTTAGGTCTTCTGTAGAACCAATCGAAGTCTAACGAAATCAGCGGCTCGGCTGCAAGTTTTTTCCTGAAAATCCAGAATCCGAAAAACGTTAGCAGTAAAATTTGTGCAGTCTCAACTAAATGCGCCCCCGTGTATGGCTCATAACTAACCTGATATGGCAAATACTGATACAACAGCGACGGTGCAGCTCCAAACAGCACACATAGAAATGCCGTCAGCCCCATACCGATGTGCATATTAATCGGGATTGGGTTTAACTTCATTTCGGCATCGGGTTTTTCTTTGTTGAACCACGCGAGGTATGGCAGTTTCAAAGTCGTGCTTAAAAATGTTCCGACCATAGCGATGTTCATTAATATCACTGCAAGATAATTGTGTATGTCACCCGCCGCATAAACAACCATCGACTTGCTGATGAATCCATTAAACAGCGGAACGCCTGAAATAGAAAACCCGCCAACTAAATAAAGCACAAGTGTAATCGGTAAAAATTTTGCAAGTCCACCAAGTTCAGAAAGTTTTGAACGACCAGTTGCGTGTATCAAAACTCCCGCACCCATAAACAAAAGTCCTTTATAAAGTATGTGCGAGAATGCGTGGGCAGTTGAGCCGTTCACTCCCATCATCGTTCCAATGCCGACACCCGCAACCATATATCCAACCTGACTTATGATGTGGTAGGATAAAAGCTCGCGTATATCGTTTGATAAAACGGCGTAAATTACGCCATAGACGGTCATAATTGTGCCAAGTATAAGAAGCACCTCCCAGCCCGCAAAAACCCTTGCCAACGCATATACGGCAGTTTTAGTGGTAAGTGCGCTCAAGAACACAGCCCCGGTTACCGTAGCTTTCGGATAAGCATCGGGCAGCCAGGCGTTCAACGGTGGTATTGCGGCGTTCAAGCCGAAGCCTGCGATGATGAACCAATTAGCAACAGAACTTTTGGATAAAAGATGTTCGACTAATATCGAACCGGTTTCTGATATATGCAAAATAATTCCGGTGAGCAACAAGCTTCCACCGAAAAGG contains these protein-coding regions:
- a CDS encoding transposase; the protein is MRLDLDSTVIERYGEQEGSRRGYNPSKPGRSSQHPLIAFIAELKVVVPTCRDWLRPGNTSSSNNMANFLEETFSLLGRMEVGLIRADNGFFSEKCLSSLRRRDCHIRAVPKIQI
- the mscL gene encoding large-conductance mechanosensitive channel protein MscL, with amino-acid sequence MSIIKEFKAFAMRGNVVDMAVGIIIGVAFGKIVSSLVSDVLLPPIGLLMGGVDFSHFAITLRQATETSAAVTLKYGVFINTIIDFIIVAFSVFLVIKGMNKLKKAEVPPAPEAPKLSKEAELLTDIRELLRKN
- a CDS encoding DUF3078 domain-containing protein, which produces MRSFIIILLSIFSTILFAQTDSIPKSNWSTSAITGLNISQIALSNWTQGGDNSLAWTFFSKVDVLYSSNVWAVKNNLKLAFGRTKLGSADFRTNDNEIYLESVLTYDIKWVVNPYFSNTVRTVIGKGYNYTQTPAVQTAKFFDPGYITQSLGFSYSKDNVFSSRLGVALQETFADQFAHLYVDDPKTLDKIERFKLETGIESVTEGSYSFAENMLASSKLRLFSRFNSLDVWDVRWDNTITAQINKYFNTNLNVLLIYEKSQSLKTQVKEALQFGVTYTIL
- a CDS encoding Na(+)/H(+) antiporter subunit D, which produces MISIIHPSLLMIAGAILIPLFPKVFRSAIFIIASLAGLIILWTLPEGNYLTLSFLGNNLILLKVDALSKIFAAIFAIITVMGGVYAYHLKDAVQQTAALIYSASAIGVTFAGDFITLFISWELMAAASLVLIWSRKDKASEKAGMRYLVVHLFGGSLLLTGIILHISETGSILVEHLLSKSSVANWFIIAGFGLNAAIPPLNAWLPDAYPKATVTGAVFLSALTTKTAVYALARVFAGWEVLLILGTIMTVYGVIYAVLSNDIRELLSYHIISQVGYMVAGVGIGTMMGVNGSTAHAFSHILYKGLLFMGAGVLIHATGRSKLSELGGLAKFLPITLVLYLVGGFSISGVPLFNGFISKSMVVYAAGDIHNYLAVILMNIAMVGTFLSTTLKLPYLAWFNKEKPDAEMKLNPIPINMHIGMGLTAFLCVLFGAAPSLLYQYLPYQVSYEPYTGAHLVETAQILLLTFFGFWIFRKKLAAEPLISLDFDWFYRRPKNIIKRMLVDGVLSVFDKTDKVLMKVVNTLIYFVKNPSNAIAYLTMQEPSGKNLDYDPNISRPTTLLIISGVLLVFVIIIAVVVT